The Mangrovibacillus cuniculi sequence TTCTTTACTACTAGAAACGGTGTATCAAAGCGTACACCGCTTTCGGATTTTGCGAATATCCGTACAAATGGTCTAATTGCTATCAATTTGCGTGAAGATGATGAACTAATAGCAGCAAGATTGACAGATGGTAATAAACATATTGTCATAGGTACCAATAAAGGTCTCCTTATTCGCTTCCATGAAACCGATGTTAGGTCAATGGGACGTACTGCAACTGGAGTAAAAGGTATTTCACTTGGAGACTCCGATTATGTTGTTGGTATGGATATCTTAGAGCCAGATAACGAAGTGTTAGTAGTTACGTTTAATGGATTTGGAAAGCGTACTAAGGAAGCGGAGTATCGAGTTCAAAGTCGTGGTGGAAAAGGAATTAAGACGTTGAATGTGACAGAAAAAACAGGTCAACTTGTATCCGTTAAAGCTGTAACTGGAGAAGAGGATCTGATGATTGTCACAGCTAAAGGTGTTATTATCCGTATGGCTGTAGATACGATTTCCGTAACGGGTAGAAACACACAGGGTGTAAAACTTATTCGTCTAGATGAAGATGAATATGTATCTACAGTAGCAAAAGTAGAAAAAGATGAAGCGGAACCAACAACAGCTCCAGAGGAAACCGAGCCTACGGATATTGAAGTTGTAGAAGATGATTCAGAAGAATAATAAGGAAGAGAGCATCAGTCAATACTGGTGTTCTTTTTTTGTAGAAATAAGAAAAAAAGTACTTGTAAATATGTAAAATTTGCTAAAATAGTTTTAAAGATATGAGTGAAAGAGGTGGTGAATGGATGAGAGTGAAAGTATCAGATCTTGTAGAAGGATGTATCTTAGAAGAAGATGTAATGGGAAAATCAAAATTCCCTCTAGTGGCAAAAAATACAGTGATAGATCAACTTCATATTGAGGTACTCCAATCGTTCCTAATAGAAGAAGTTCATGTATCATTGGTGCTTGTAAATGGAGATCCATTCAGTGTAGTTCCTGTTTTGGATAAGATGAGTGACAAAACTAAGCAACTAAATGAAGAATTAGTATCAAGGGATACTAATTCAGCTTTTACGAGTGCCTATTTAAAAGCCGTTTCTTTGTACAAAAAACAATTCATCCAATGGCAAAGTGGTTCACCTGTAGACGTAGTAGCTGTGAGGAGTTTATTGTTGCCATTGTTAGAATTTATAGATTCCAATACTTCCCTTGTTTCTACCTTACATCATTACTCAACCAAAGAGGACTACTTATATCATCATGGTGTTTCTACAGGTATTATCGCTGGAGCAATCGGAAAAAAATTAGGGTTAGATAAAGGTACCTATGTTCAGTTAAGTATTGCAGGGGCATTGGCAGATTGTGGTATGGCAAAGATATCAAATATTATCCTGGTGAAAAATAAGGCCTTAAATAGAAGTGAATATGATGAGGTAAAGAAACATACAGCATATAGTTACTCTTTATTAAAAGACACCTCTTTTCTAAAAACGGAAATGAAAGTAGCTATTTTTCAACATCATGAACGAGTAGATGGTAGTGGATATCCAGTTGGAGAAAGAGGGCAAAGAATTCATTTATACGCACAAATTATTGCTGTATCTGATGTGTATCATGCTATGACATCAGAGAGAATATATCGATCAAAAAAGTCTCCTTATAAAGTGTTAGAAATGTTATCACAAGATTTTTTTGGTGAGTATGATGCTGCAGTATTATCTAATTTAATCAATTTAATATGTTCTTTTACGCCTGGAACTACTGTGAGACTGTCTAATGGTGAATATGCTCAAATTATGTTTACAAAAGCAAATGACCCTCTAAGGCCACTTATTAGATTAAAAGATAGAGATGAGTATATTGATTTAGAAAAGTCACGCGCACTATACATTGAGTCTGTCTAAGAAACAATATAGTAGAAGAGAGGACTTCAAGAGTATAATTGCTCTTGGAGTTTTCATTACTAGATTAGTAACAACTCATCATTTACCACGTGATGTCGTCTGATCTTAGAAAAGTATCTTTAATAGTGTAGCTATACGTTAAAACACAATTAAAAAAAGAAACGGAAATTTTTCTATTATATTCATTGACTTGATATATACATAAATGGTATATTACAAGTCGCTTCTCTTTCTGAGAGGTAGCGTACTTCTTTTTTGAAAAACTTTTTTAAAAAAGTATTGCAGAATTAAGTAACACATGATATATTAGTTAAGTCGCCAAAACAAGACGACACTAAACATTGAACTTTGAAAACTAAACAAACCAAGTGCCAACGTTTAATTCAGTTGTTTCTAGGAAACAACAAAACAAGTTTTTTATGAGCTAATCAAACATCTATTGGAGAGTTTGATCCTGGCTCAGGACGAACGCTGGCGGCGTGCCTAATACATGCAAGTCGAGCGGACTTGTGGGAGCTTGCTCCCGCAAGTTAGCGGCGGACGGGTGAGTAACACGTGGGTAACCTGCCTGTAAGATTGGGATAACTCCGGGAAACCGGGGCTAATACCGAATAACATCATTTGTCGCATGACAGATGATTCAAAGGTGGCTTCGGCTATCACTTACAGATGGACCCGCGGCGCATTAGCTAGTTGGTGAGGTAACGGCTCACCAAGGCGACGATGCGTAGCCGACCTGAGAGGGTGATCGGCCACACTGGGACTGAGACACGGCCCAGACTCCTACGGGAGGCAGCAGTAGGGAATCTTCCGCAATGGACGAAAGTCTGACGGAGCAACGCCGCGTGAGTGAAGAAGGTTTTCGGATCGTAAAACTCTGTTGTTAGGGAAGAACAAGTACCGTTCGAATAGGGCGGTACCTTGACGGTACCTAACCAGAAAGCCACGGCTAACTACGTGCCAGCAGCCGCGGTAATACGTAGGTGGCAAGCGTTGTCCGGAATTATTGGGCGTAAAGCGCGCGCAGGTGGTTTCTTAAGTCTGATGTGAAAGCCCACGGCTCAACCGTGGAGGGTCATTGGAAACTGGGAAACTTGAGTGCAGAAGAGGAAAGTGGAATTCCACGTGTAGCGGTGAAATGCGTAGAGATGTGGAGGAACACCAGTGGCGAAGGCGACTTTCTGGTCTGTAACTGACACTGAGGCGCGAAAGCGTGGGGAGCAAACAGGATTAGATACCCTGGTAGTCCACGCCGTAAACGATGAGTGCTAAGTGTTGGAGGGTTTCCGCCCTTCAGTGCTGCAGCTAACGCATTAAGCACTCCGCCTGGGGAGTACGGTCGCAAGACTGAAACTCAAAGGAATTGACGGGGGCCCGCACAAGCGGTGGAGCATGTGGTTTAATTCGAAGCAACGCGAAGAACCTTACCAGCTCTTGACATCCTCTGACAACCCTAGAGATAGGGCGTTCCCCTTCGGGGACAGAGTGACAGGTGGTGCATGGTTGTCGTCAGCTCGTGTCGTGAGATGTTGGGTTAAGTCCCGCAACGAGCGCAACCCTTGATCTTAGTTGCCATCATTTAGTTGGGCACTCTAAGGTGACTGCCGGTGACAAACCGGAGGAAGGTGGGGATGACGTCAAATCATCATGCCCCTTATGAGCTGGGCTACACACGTGCTACAATGGACGGTACAAAGGGCTGCAAGACCGCGAGGTTAAGCCAATCCCATAAAACCGTTCTCAGTTCGGATTGTAGGCTGCAACTCGCCTACATGAAGCTGGAATCGCTAGTAATCGCGGATCAGCATGCCGCGGTGAATACGTTCCCGGGCCTTGTACACACCGCCCGTCACACCACGAGAGTTTGTAACACCCGAAGTCGGTGGGGTAACCTTTTGGAGCCAGCCGCCTAAGGTGGGACAGATGATTGGGGTGAAGTCGTAACAAGGTAGCCGTATCGGAAGGTGCGGCTGGATCACCTCCTTTCTAAGGATATATTACGGAACAGTACTTCTTCGGAAGTACTGGCGTTCGGCACATACATTGGTTTGTTTAGTTTTGATGGTTCAATCGAATTCATCATAGAATAACAGAATTTTATAGAGGGCCTATAGCTCAGCTGGTTAGAGCGCACGCCTGATAAGCGTGAGGTCGGTGGTTCGAGTCCACTTAGGCCCACCATTTTTTCTTCTATAATATAATCTTTTTATGGGGCCTTAGCTCAGCTGGGAGAGCGCCTGCTTTGCACGCAGGAGGTCAGCGGTTCGATCCCGCTAGGCTCCACCAATATTTGTTCTTTGAAAACTAAATACTGTAAGACACCAAAGCAATTAAAACCGAGAATCGCCATCTTAAGATTTCTTTCCATTATGGTAAGAAAAAAATATAGCATTATTAACGGTTAAGTTAATAAGGGCGCACGGTGGATGCCTTGGCACTAGGAGCCGATGAAGGACGTCACTAACAACGATATGCTTCGGGGAGCTGTAAGTAAGCTTCGATCCGGAGATTTCCGAATGGGGAAACCCACTGTTCGTAATGGAACAGTATCCTTCTCTGAATACATAGGAGTTGGAAGGCAGACCCGGGGAACTGAAACATCTAAGTACCCGGAGGAAGAGAAAGCAAACGCGATTCCCTTAGTAGCGGCGAGCGAAACGGGAACAGCCCAAACCAAGAGGCTTGCCTCTTGGGGTTGTAGGACACTCTATACGGAGTTACAAAAGAACGAGGTAGATGAAGCGACCTGGAAAGGTCCGCAAGAGAAGGTAAAAGCCCTGTAGTCGAAATCTTGTTCTCTCCTGAGTGGATCCTGAGTACGGCGGAACACGTGAAATTCCGTCGGAATCCGGGAGGACCATCTCCCAAGGCTAAATACTCCCTAGTGACCGATAGTGAACCAGTACCGTGAGGGAAAGGTGAAAAGCACCCCGGAAGGGGAGTGAAATAGATCCTGAAACCGTGTGCCTACAAGTAGTTAGAGCCCGTTAATGGGTGATAGCGTGCCTTTTGTAGAATGAACCGGCGAGTTACGATTTCATGCAAGGTTAAGTTTTAGAAGACGGAGCCGCAGCGAAAGCGAGTCTGAATAGGGCGAATGAGTATGAGGTCGTAGACCCGAAACCAGGTGATCTACCCATGTCCAGGGTGAAGTTCAGGTAACACTGAATGGAGGCCCGAACCCACGCACGTTGAAAAGTGCGGGGATGAGGTGTGGGTAGCGGAGAAATTCCAATCGAACTTGGAGATAGCTGGTTCTCTCCGAAATAGCTTTAGGGCTAGCCTCACGTTGTAAGAGTCTTGGAGGTAGAGCACTGTTTGGACTAGGGGCCCCCATCGGGTTACCGAATTCAGACAAACTCCGAATGCCAATGACTTATCCGTGGGAGTCAGACTGCGAGTGATAAGATCCGTAGTCGAAAGGGAAACAGCCCAGACCACCAGCTAAGGTCCCAAAGTATACGTTAAGTGGAAAAGGATGTGGAGTTGCTTAGACAACCAGGATGTTGGCTTAGAAGCAGCCACCATTTAAAGAGTGCGTAATAGCTCACTGGTCGAGTGACTCTGCGCCGAAAATGTACCGGGGCTAAACGTATCACCGAAGCTGTGGATTCACACCGTTGGTGTGAGTGGTAGGAGAGCGTTCTAAGTGCGTCGAAGCTAGACCGGAAGGACTGGTGGAGCGCTTAGAAGTGAGAATGCCGGTATGAGTAGCGAAAGAAGGGTGAGAATCCCTTCCACCGAATGCCTAAGGTTTCCTGAGGAAGGCTCGTCCGCTCAGGGTTAGTCGGGACCTAAGCCGAGGCCGAATGGCGTAGGCGATGGACAAC is a genomic window containing:
- a CDS encoding HD-GYP domain-containing protein; this translates as MRVKVSDLVEGCILEEDVMGKSKFPLVAKNTVIDQLHIEVLQSFLIEEVHVSLVLVNGDPFSVVPVLDKMSDKTKQLNEELVSRDTNSAFTSAYLKAVSLYKKQFIQWQSGSPVDVVAVRSLLLPLLEFIDSNTSLVSTLHHYSTKEDYLYHHGVSTGIIAGAIGKKLGLDKGTYVQLSIAGALADCGMAKISNIILVKNKALNRSEYDEVKKHTAYSYSLLKDTSFLKTEMKVAIFQHHERVDGSGYPVGERGQRIHLYAQIIAVSDVYHAMTSERIYRSKKSPYKVLEMLSQDFFGEYDAAVLSNLINLICSFTPGTTVRLSNGEYAQIMFTKANDPLRPLIRLKDRDEYIDLEKSRALYIESV